One window from the genome of Micropterus dolomieu isolate WLL.071019.BEF.003 ecotype Adirondacks unplaced genomic scaffold, ASM2129224v1 contig_8952, whole genome shotgun sequence encodes:
- the LOC123965249 gene encoding whirlin-like, producing the protein MLLVTSWPCSSSSPVTPQETANGNPCSPVLKGCKMLAMSVCSMGRIPGGYITNHMYSWVDPHGQSVSPPPDSQEAIQRKGHSMEERTVRTMCVYVYGGGGTKERFRQLW; encoded by the exons ATGCTGTTAGTGACGTCATGGCCATGCTCCAGTAGCAGTCCTGTAACCCCGCAGGAAACAGCCAATGGCAACCCTTGTTCACCG GTGCTGAAGGGATGCAAGATGCTGGCCATGTCAGTGTGTTCTATGGGTCGGATCCCTGGAGGCTACATCACCAACCACATGTACAGCTGGGTGGACCCTCATGGCCAAAGCGTCTCCCCACCGCCTGACAGCCAGGAGGCCATTCAGAGGAAAGGGCACAGCATGGAGGAGAGGACGGTAAgaacaatgtgtgtgtatgtgtatggtggtggtggtacAAAAGAAAGGTTCAGGCAGCTGTGGTag